In Ferroplasma sp., a single window of DNA contains:
- a CDS encoding helix-turn-helix domain-containing protein: MDPRQELIKNIYDFLRKNDFTVSEPGLYGLVTFDLICRRGSERYILKILYNVNTFSKIGVVPLIKMSAMTDSTALIIGEKAGNGKLERGVLYFRHGVPILSLESFEDYVNGDAPFIYSAPGGFYVGINGQKMRSLREEKDYSIGYIAQKLGVSRRSVSLYESGSSATIDIYLKLESILKGDISREVDISITAEPDMPVSPANEFISEVLSIMNSIGYVSEYISRNPFDGLSFSSDARLIVGTFNDTGENLNRIKSIKKISDVLEEIPIIVNRERTSRKDVYGCRIINFSDLRKVYDIDRFNELLEK, translated from the coding sequence GTGGATCCAAGGCAGGAACTAATAAAAAATATATACGATTTTCTTAGGAAGAATGATTTCACTGTTTCAGAGCCAGGGCTGTACGGGCTGGTTACCTTCGATTTAATATGCAGGAGAGGCAGTGAAAGGTATATACTCAAAATTCTTTATAATGTAAATACATTCAGCAAGATCGGTGTGGTTCCTCTTATTAAGATGAGTGCAATGACCGATTCCACTGCACTTATAATTGGTGAAAAGGCTGGAAATGGAAAACTTGAAAGGGGGGTCCTTTATTTCAGGCACGGTGTGCCAATACTTTCGCTGGAAAGTTTCGAGGACTATGTAAATGGAGATGCTCCGTTTATATATTCAGCTCCAGGCGGATTTTACGTTGGAATAAATGGCCAAAAAATGAGGAGCCTCAGAGAGGAGAAAGATTATTCAATAGGTTACATAGCACAGAAACTTGGTGTCTCAAGAAGATCGGTATCCCTGTATGAATCAGGGAGCTCTGCTACCATAGACATATATCTCAAACTTGAGTCAATACTCAAGGGAGATATCAGCCGTGAAGTTGATATATCAATAACAGCTGAACCTGATATGCCCGTAAGCCCAGCAAATGAGTTTATCAGTGAGGTTCTGAGTATTATGAACAGTATAGGCTATGTCTCTGAGTATATAAGCAGAAATCCATTTGACGGTCTTTCTTTCAGTTCTGACGCACGGCTGATCGTAGGGACATTCAATGATACCGGCGAAAATTTAAATAGAATAAAATCAATAAAAAAGATAAGTGATGTACTGGAAGAAATACCCATCATAGTTAACAGAGAGAGAACATCCAGAAAAGATGTTTATGGATGCCGGATAATTAATTTCAGTGATTTGAGAAAGGTTTATGATATTGACCGCTTTAATGAACTGTTAGAAAAATGA
- the gcvH gene encoding glycine cleavage system protein GcvH has product MSTIPADLRYTKSHEWFKIENGIATVGITDFAQHQLTDIVYIDMPGKGAKGKAGDTLLTIESVKSAEDVYFPVTGEVIETNQDLNEKPELVNSDSYKYWLVKIKMSDEKYESMSPEEYKAYIGE; this is encoded by the coding sequence ATGTCCACAATACCTGCAGATTTAAGATATACCAAATCACATGAGTGGTTTAAAATAGAAAACGGAATAGCAACAGTAGGGATAACCGATTTTGCACAGCACCAGCTTACAGATATAGTTTATATAGATATGCCCGGTAAAGGAGCCAAAGGAAAGGCAGGGGACACACTTCTTACTATAGAATCCGTAAAATCTGCCGAGGATGTTTATTTTCCCGTAACTGGGGAAGTAATTGAAACAAATCAGGATTTGAATGAAAAACCTGAACTGGTAAACTCGGATTCGTATAAATACTGGCTTGTTAAGATTAAGATGTCAGATGAAAAGTATGAATCTATGAGTCCGGAAGAATATAAAGCATACATAGGGGAATAA
- a CDS encoding TrpB-like pyridoxal phosphate-dependent enzyme → MITSVNRDIMPENWYNVVPDLPEPLAPPRDSKQDFSSINLLNKILPKEVLKQEFTFRRYEKIPDEVMEQYEQIGRPTPLIRARNLEKHLGYRGKIFYKYEGATATGSHKINTAIPQAYYAMKEGVNGVTTETGAGQWGSATALAASLYGLPAQIFMVRISFEQKPLRKTVMNLYNGNVVPSPSTLTEYGRKILKEHPDTPGTLGIGISEAVEYALDHDYRYMVASVMNVSLTHQSVIGQETKKQLEILGEHADVLIGCVGGGSNFGGFTFPFIPDGDETEIIATTADEVPKFSRGDYKYDLVDSAGVLPELRMYSLGADFVPPTIYAGGLRYHGASPSLSLLINRGRIKSDEVTESEVKDALRTFANTQGIIAAPESGHAIATAINYVKAHRNENKTIVVNVSGHGMLDLSIFGEKQ, encoded by the coding sequence ATGATAACATCAGTTAACAGAGATATAATGCCAGAAAACTGGTACAACGTAGTTCCAGACCTTCCAGAGCCACTGGCCCCGCCAAGGGATTCAAAACAGGACTTTTCATCCATAAATCTGCTCAATAAAATACTTCCCAAGGAAGTTTTGAAGCAGGAATTTACCTTCAGGAGATATGAGAAAATACCGGATGAGGTTATGGAGCAGTATGAACAGATCGGAAGACCGACACCGCTCATAAGGGCAAGAAATCTTGAAAAACATCTGGGATACCGTGGAAAGATTTTCTATAAATATGAGGGGGCTACGGCCACAGGCTCCCATAAAATAAATACTGCAATACCGCAGGCATATTATGCAATGAAGGAGGGTGTTAATGGCGTAACAACAGAGACAGGTGCAGGCCAGTGGGGATCAGCCACAGCACTGGCCGCATCACTTTACGGATTACCGGCCCAGATTTTCATGGTTAGAATTAGCTTTGAGCAGAAACCACTAAGAAAGACTGTAATGAACCTCTACAATGGAAATGTAGTTCCAAGCCCATCAACACTTACAGAATACGGGAGGAAAATATTGAAAGAGCACCCTGATACACCAGGAACGCTGGGTATCGGCATAAGTGAGGCAGTTGAATATGCGCTTGACCATGATTATCGATATATGGTTGCAAGCGTTATGAATGTTTCACTTACACATCAGAGTGTTATAGGCCAGGAAACGAAGAAACAGCTTGAAATACTTGGGGAACATGCTGACGTACTGATAGGATGTGTTGGCGGCGGAAGCAACTTCGGGGGATTCACCTTCCCATTTATCCCGGATGGTGATGAGACTGAGATAATTGCAACGACGGCTGATGAGGTGCCTAAATTTTCCAGGGGCGATTATAAATACGATCTTGTTGATTCTGCCGGCGTTCTTCCAGAATTGCGCATGTATTCTCTTGGCGCTGATTTTGTTCCTCCCACAATATATGCTGGTGGTTTAAGGTATCATGGTGCATCACCATCACTTTCATTGCTTATCAACAGGGGCAGAATAAAAAGTGATGAGGTTACAGAGAGCGAGGTAAAGGATGCCTTAAGAACATTTGCCAATACGCAGGGTATTATAGCAGCTCCGGAATCAGGACATGCAATAGCCACAGCAATAAATTATGTAAAGGCTCACAGAAACGAGAACAAGACAATAGTTGTAAATGTAAGCGGGCACGGTATGCTGGATCTTTCTATTTTCGGTGAAAAGCAATGA
- a CDS encoding NAD(P)-dependent oxidoreductase has protein sequence MYGKVLICDPVDSVLREKLSDRFEINYSPEISAQELLNVIENYDVVVVRSRTKITRDVISRAKKLKIIARAGIGVDNIDTDYAEEKHIKVVYAPGSSTESVVEITLAMMVIGARSLYKGIENTKKNNFTKLKGIELEGKTLGILGFGRIGRAIVDAARVFKMNFIAYDPMPVEYPEYVKKVSLDELLQKSDVISINVTMRKDSPYILNDPELAKLKEGVIIVNTSRARAINGKDMLKYLKNGKISAFVSDVFWNEPAKEDYEREMLTMDNVMITPHLGAQTKEAQKRIAIMTAENIINEW, from the coding sequence ATGTACGGAAAAGTACTGATATGTGACCCTGTTGATAGTGTACTAAGGGAAAAATTGAGCGATAGGTTTGAAATAAACTACAGCCCTGAAATATCTGCACAGGAGCTCCTTAATGTAATAGAGAATTATGATGTTGTAGTGGTAAGGAGTAGAACCAAAATCACCAGAGATGTCATATCTAGGGCCAAAAAATTAAAAATAATCGCAAGAGCCGGAATAGGGGTGGATAATATAGACACAGATTATGCCGAGGAAAAACACATAAAGGTTGTTTATGCCCCAGGATCCTCTACAGAGAGCGTTGTAGAAATCACACTGGCAATGATGGTAATAGGCGCCAGGTCCCTGTACAAGGGTATAGAAAATACAAAAAAGAATAATTTCACAAAATTAAAGGGTATTGAACTTGAAGGTAAAACTCTTGGAATTCTTGGATTCGGCAGAATTGGCAGGGCAATTGTAGATGCAGCCCGGGTTTTTAAGATGAATTTTATAGCATATGACCCCATGCCAGTTGAATACCCAGAATATGTCAAAAAAGTATCTCTGGACGAACTTCTACAGAAATCAGATGTTATATCAATCAATGTAACCATGAGAAAGGATTCCCCATACATACTTAATGATCCTGAACTGGCAAAATTAAAGGAAGGGGTAATAATAGTCAACACCTCAAGGGCAAGGGCTATAAATGGAAAAGATATGCTTAAATATCTGAAAAATGGTAAAATATCAGCGTTTGTAAGTGATGTATTCTGGAATGAGCCCGCAAAGGAGGATTATGAACGTGAAATGCTAACCATGGATAATGTGATGATAACCCCGCATCTGGGTGCCCAGACAAAGGAGGCCCAGAAGAGAATTGCTATAATGACTGCCGAAAATATAATCAATGAGTGGTAA
- a CDS encoding FAD-binding oxidoreductase has product MPFDKSVRSVIIVGGGSTGSSIAYNLAIKGVKVTLVDRGSIASGNTGKSSALVRTHYSNRLIASMALYSINQLKNFGMVGYSGFTRTGMVFPFNGDNAETARKNRDMLLELGIEENEISVSQVREFFPDIDSSGFDYILYEPESGYADPVATASAYANAAKDLGTEVYTGTEVVKVENERKGASVYLASGKKYSADAVILATNTWTNNLLRSSGIDERSLPPLYASIHDIIYVRRPENYQGIKPTLWDPQKSAYYKMEGETLTAIGSLDPRIDNEPFDVNKNIEDHVTDSYIEEYLAKITERIPSMGNASIVAAISGLYDMSPDGQAIIDSLAANGMENVYICAGLSGHGFKLSPAYGLMVADMVTGIKPENSLFDWSKFSLARFKNGSGIKSMYSGIGTIY; this is encoded by the coding sequence GCATCTGGAAATACAGGGAAATCCAGTGCACTGGTCAGGACCCATTACAGCAACAGGCTAATAGCATCCATGGCATTATATTCAATAAATCAACTCAAGAATTTTGGAATGGTTGGATATTCAGGATTTACCAGGACAGGCATGGTATTCCCATTTAACGGGGACAACGCCGAAACTGCGAGAAAAAACCGCGACATGCTGCTTGAACTTGGAATAGAGGAAAATGAGATATCAGTATCACAGGTCAGGGAGTTTTTCCCAGATATTGATTCCAGCGGCTTTGATTACATACTTTATGAACCTGAAAGTGGATATGCTGACCCTGTTGCAACTGCCTCTGCATATGCAAACGCAGCAAAGGATTTGGGTACGGAAGTATATACTGGCACGGAAGTCGTAAAGGTTGAGAATGAAAGAAAAGGTGCCTCGGTTTATCTGGCATCAGGCAAAAAATATAGTGCAGATGCGGTTATACTGGCTACCAATACATGGACTAATAATCTTCTTCGATCTTCCGGCATTGATGAACGCAGCCTTCCACCATTATATGCTTCCATACATGACATTATATATGTAAGGAGGCCTGAAAATTACCAGGGAATAAAACCAACACTGTGGGACCCCCAGAAGTCAGCCTATTATAAAATGGAGGGTGAGACGCTTACAGCAATCGGGAGCCTGGACCCACGTATAGATAATGAACCGTTTGATGTCAACAAAAACATTGAGGACCATGTTACTGACAGTTATATAGAGGAGTATCTTGCTAAAATAACAGAAAGAATTCCATCCATGGGCAATGCATCAATTGTTGCAGCCATATCCGGCCTGTATGATATGTCGCCAGATGGGCAGGCGATCATTGATTCCCTTGCCGCAAATGGAATGGAAAATGTATATATCTGTGCAGGATTGAGTGGACACGGGTTCAAACTTTCCCCTGCTTATGGACTAATGGTTGCTGATATGGTAACCGGCATTAAGCCAGAGAATTCATTATTCGACTGGTCGAAATTCTCACTGGCAAGATTCAAGAATGGTTCAGGCATAAAATCCATGTATTCAGGAATAGGGACCATATACTGA
- a CDS encoding RlmE family RNA methyltransferase, with product MDRKDKYYTKAKKENYRSRASYKLLEIQSKFNVINPDNYVLEFGSSPGGWTQVVQQFTEKPVISVDINRMEPIENVLFIQGNINDPDLTSKIRDSMISAGINHIDVIISDAMIKTSGDYNRDHYGSYLLCENVMERSMSLLASGGNAVLKQFQGDSTNTFVNTWKKYFNFYKITKPNASRQHSREVYIVFKGKI from the coding sequence ATGGATAGGAAGGATAAATATTATACAAAGGCAAAAAAGGAGAATTACAGAAGCAGAGCTTCCTATAAACTTCTTGAAATACAGTCAAAATTTAATGTTATAAATCCCGATAATTATGTCCTTGAGTTCGGTTCGTCTCCCGGTGGATGGACACAGGTTGTCCAGCAATTTACTGAAAAACCGGTTATATCCGTGGATATAAACAGAATGGAACCTATAGAAAATGTGTTATTCATACAGGGGAATATAAACGACCCAGATCTTACATCAAAAATCAGGGATTCAATGATATCAGCCGGTATAAATCATATAGATGTCATTATATCAGACGCAATGATAAAAACAAGTGGAGATTACAATCGCGATCATTACGGTTCTTACCTGCTCTGTGAAAATGTTATGGAGCGTTCCATGTCTTTACTGGCAAGTGGTGGTAACGCAGTACTGAAGCAGTTTCAGGGAGATTCCACAAATACGTTTGTTAATACATGGAAAAAATACTTTAATTTTTATAAAATAACAAAGCCAAACGCATCCCGCCAGCATAGCAGGGAGGTGTACATAGTGTTCAAAGGAAAAATTTGA
- a CDS encoding DsrE family protein: MYNVIICGNDYSMAKTIFKQIKNLKNAMPDANIEVVFNRSAVKTLLKGSEYIPDIKELIQSGIKINACRNTLKEMKLSEEEVDTGAGIGMVNAAVEEIVRKQADGYYYLQL, translated from the coding sequence ATGTACAACGTAATTATATGCGGAAATGATTATTCAATGGCAAAAACAATATTCAAACAGATTAAAAATTTAAAAAATGCCATGCCTGATGCAAATATTGAGGTTGTTTTCAATAGGTCTGCAGTGAAAACACTTCTTAAGGGAAGCGAGTACATACCGGACATAAAAGAACTTATACAGTCAGGAATCAAAATAAATGCATGCAGAAATACACTTAAAGAAATGAAGCTCAGTGAAGAGGAAGTTGATACTGGTGCGGGAATAGGAATGGTGAATGCAGCGGTTGAGGAAATAGTTAGAAAACAGGCTGATGGGTATTATTATCTGCAACTGTGA
- a CDS encoding triose-phosphate isomerase → MKPDIFINFKHYENAVGYNVEKLLQDFEGLDTQNGVYYCLSPLDLRLQREFPDLQIYGQHVDSNGFGAFTGSISMESMKGMGINGSLLNHSERRIPPVEITKTVKRSLEMDFKIVLCVENLDEIKKYSILEPEYIAYEPPELIGGDISVSSAKPDIIEKAAKICDGKTKLLVGAGVKNRHDVETSMDLGANGVLIASGIIRNAKPINMLVSLMGNR, encoded by the coding sequence ATGAAGCCGGATATATTCATCAATTTCAAACATTATGAAAATGCTGTAGGATACAACGTTGAAAAGCTTTTACAGGATTTTGAAGGTCTGGATACCCAGAATGGCGTTTATTACTGCCTATCGCCCCTGGATTTGAGGCTACAGCGCGAGTTCCCCGATCTACAAATATATGGGCAGCACGTAGATTCAAATGGTTTTGGTGCATTTACAGGATCGATTTCCATGGAATCCATGAAGGGTATGGGAATTAACGGGTCTTTACTGAATCATTCTGAAAGGAGAATCCCCCCTGTGGAGATAACTAAAACAGTCAAAAGATCTCTGGAAATGGATTTTAAAATTGTTCTGTGCGTGGAAAATCTTGACGAAATTAAAAAATACTCAATACTGGAACCAGAGTATATAGCATACGAGCCACCTGAACTCATAGGCGGGGATATTTCAGTATCATCGGCTAAACCTGATATCATAGAAAAAGCTGCAAAAATCTGTGATGGTAAAACAAAGCTTCTTGTTGGTGCCGGTGTTAAAAACAGGCATGACGTGGAAACATCAATGGATCTTGGAGCTAACGGCGTGCTTATTGCCTCTGGAATAATAAGAAATGCGAAACCAATAAATATGTTGGTTTCATTAATGGGTAACAGGTAA
- a CDS encoding thioredoxin family protein: MSLIREEDAKFLREDFEKKLTNMVDLVVFTSEDSNCKYCKDTLNLVDEVGALSNKINVVKYVYEKDKEMVEKYQVEKYPATIVARHGDEDGRIIYYGIPSGYEFGSLIEDLENVSSGEADVSKKAVELISKIEKPVTIKVYVTPTCQYCPKAVITAHKFALMNKNIKSEMIESLEFDKEASDAGVSAVPHIVINDDVTFPGAYPDDQFAEYVMEAYNHQE; this comes from the coding sequence ATGAGTTTGATAAGAGAAGAGGATGCAAAATTCCTTAGGGAAGATTTCGAGAAAAAATTAACCAACATGGTAGATTTAGTAGTTTTTACATCTGAAGATAGCAACTGCAAGTACTGCAAGGACACACTTAACCTTGTTGATGAGGTTGGTGCTCTATCCAATAAGATAAATGTGGTCAAGTACGTATATGAGAAAGATAAGGAAATGGTTGAAAAATACCAGGTTGAAAAATATCCTGCTACAATAGTCGCAAGGCATGGAGATGAGGATGGAAGAATTATCTATTATGGTATTCCATCAGGATACGAATTCGGATCACTTATAGAAGATCTTGAGAATGTATCAAGCGGTGAGGCTGATGTATCTAAGAAGGCCGTTGAGCTTATCTCAAAAATAGAAAAGCCTGTGACCATAAAAGTCTACGTAACACCAACATGCCAGTACTGCCCGAAGGCTGTAATTACAGCACATAAATTCGCCCTGATGAACAAGAACATAAAAAGCGAAATGATAGAATCACTTGAATTTGACAAGGAAGCATCAGATGCAGGGGTTTCAGCAGTACCACACATAGTTATAAATGATGATGTTACATTCCCCGGAGCATATCCTGACGACCAGTTTGCAGAATATGTGATGGAAGCCTATAACCATCAGGAATAA
- a CDS encoding aminotransferase class V-fold PLP-dependent enzyme gives MLLIPGPVEVPFSVANAGSYVVNHRSREFREIMEENQLLLNKFSGAYKTVMVTGSGTLAVETMVFSLIKENERVLSISYGDFGERLIESISRRTKNTQFIKYDMLDMQSLLNEIRNRDYDKLFLVHNETSNGTAIRDISEIIKIVHGKGARLLVDDVSGFGGYSMGMEGIYAMVTGSQKNIAAIPGIGIIFLSREACDDIENTESVNAPFYLDLKTSLRFLDKNETAYTPATGAFKSMNMALKILDREGFLNRVNRIEASSQFIRDKLTENGVRIFGNKDIYSNTVVCFYNNDSEMIKKLLNAGISVSKGMGSISGNTLRIGTMGLINNFYIGKFLNTYFKLSGVNKTVSLDEIPEATRLPAFLIDDVNLA, from the coding sequence ATGCTGTTAATACCGGGCCCAGTGGAGGTTCCATTCTCTGTTGCAAATGCAGGTTCCTATGTTGTCAATCACCGCTCACGTGAGTTCAGGGAGATTATGGAAGAGAACCAATTGCTCCTCAATAAATTTTCAGGTGCGTATAAAACTGTAATGGTTACAGGTTCAGGCACTCTGGCCGTGGAAACCATGGTATTTTCCCTTATAAAAGAAAATGAAAGGGTTCTCTCTATTAGCTATGGTGATTTCGGTGAAAGACTTATAGAGTCCATCTCAAGAAGAACAAAAAATACCCAGTTTATAAAATATGATATGCTTGACATGCAATCACTCTTAAATGAAATCAGAAACAGGGATTATGATAAACTATTTTTGGTGCACAACGAAACCTCGAACGGAACAGCAATAAGGGATATTTCCGAAATCATAAAAATAGTTCATGGAAAAGGTGCAAGGCTTTTGGTTGATGATGTTTCTGGATTTGGTGGTTATTCTATGGGCATGGAAGGGATATATGCTATGGTAACCGGTAGCCAGAAAAACATTGCCGCCATCCCTGGCATTGGAATAATATTCCTGTCCAGGGAGGCATGTGATGATATTGAAAACACAGAATCAGTTAATGCACCTTTCTATCTGGATCTTAAAACTTCCCTGAGATTTCTTGATAAGAATGAGACAGCATACACACCAGCTACAGGGGCATTTAAATCTATGAACATGGCATTGAAAATACTTGATCGGGAAGGATTCCTTAACCGGGTGAACAGAATAGAAGCCTCCTCACAGTTTATAAGGGATAAACTAACAGAAAATGGCGTAAGGATATTCGGCAATAAGGACATATATTCCAACACCGTTGTTTGCTTTTACAATAACGACAGTGAGATGATAAAAAAACTTCTAAATGCTGGCATTTCTGTATCCAAAGGAATGGGTTCAATATCCGGCAACACTCTTAGGATAGGAACAATGGGGCTTATAAATAACTTTTATATAGGCAAATTTTTGAATACATATTTCAAATTATCCGGGGTTAATAAAACGGTAAGCTTGGATGAAATACCAGAGGCAACAAGGCTCCCGGCATTCCTTATAGATGACGTTAATTTAGCCTGA
- the alaXM gene encoding alanyl-tRNA editing protein AlaXM, whose protein sequence is MTEKLYYTDMYGREFDASVISAENGSIVLDRTLFYPTSGGQPNDTGILKATNGDIHIVDVRQEDGTIMHIADGRVDLASGEKVHGIIDWEKRYIHMRYHTAVHIIDGVVNNDYKNGLLTGGQIYDDHARVDFSFDIIDKDLITEIISRAQDIVNSGLKVFQREITRSEALKIPGLSRTEPGRQLIEKLPVVRIIEIENFDFQADGGTHVANTKEVGQIEMLKIENKGKGHKRLSFRLN, encoded by the coding sequence ATGACTGAAAAACTTTATTATACCGATATGTACGGCAGGGAGTTCGATGCTTCTGTTATCTCTGCCGAAAATGGAAGTATTGTGTTAGATAGAACATTATTTTACCCTACAAGTGGCGGGCAACCAAATGATACGGGAATCCTGAAGGCAACAAATGGCGATATACATATAGTTGACGTCAGGCAGGAAGACGGTACAATTATGCATATTGCAGATGGTCGTGTAGATTTGGCCAGTGGTGAAAAGGTACATGGCATCATAGACTGGGAAAAGCGTTACATACATATGAGATACCATACAGCAGTACATATTATTGATGGTGTGGTAAACAATGACTACAAGAACGGGCTACTTACCGGTGGGCAGATATACGATGATCATGCCAGAGTTGATTTTAGTTTTGACATTATAGATAAAGACCTTATAACTGAAATAATATCAAGAGCCCAGGATATTGTTAATTCGGGATTAAAGGTATTCCAGCGTGAAATAACCAGATCAGAGGCCCTTAAGATACCGGGACTTTCAAGAACAGAGCCAGGCAGGCAATTAATAGAAAAACTGCCGGTTGTGAGGATAATAGAAATTGAAAATTTTGATTTCCAGGCAGATGGAGGCACCCATGTCGCGAATACAAAGGAGGTCGGGCAGATAGAAATGCTAAAAATTGAAAATAAGGGGAAAGGACATAAAAGACTAAGTTTCAGGCTAAATTAA
- a CDS encoding threonine--tRNA ligase gives MDSNQLFKIKKGQAFQDIVPANQKNTIVAARLNGKLYDLSEASPEDGNIELISINSREGEKILLHSAAHLLANAIVELYPDALPNTSNEGEDTFYYDFNMQPISTEDFPAIEKKMEDLVHQNLKIEKKILPKLKLLEEFSGNKYKQDKINENVQDGSESSMYIQGNYREFCRGPHVPSTGFVKAFKLLSISSTNYEGDVNKERMIRIYGTAFPDRKMLREFLQRREEAMKRDHRKIGQEMDLFTFDNERAPGMPFYAPNGAVIRNELINYMKELNAKSGWEEVWTAHAFKDIIWKQSGHYYKYKDDMFLFTLPNGDSYGLKPMNCPGHIAIFQRNIYSYRDMPIKYSEAGTVYRYEKSGEMGGLTRPRGFTIDDGHGFVREDQIFDETVSLLKIIPSIFKTIMGTDEITYDLSVMDKEHSENYLMSYKCSSCGEKFMLRAASQEYKCPNCGSTVLEADFTMWDNATENLRNALNSLSLKYTEYPGEAAFYGPKIDVHIKDALGRQWQLSTIQIDFFMPGNFDLYYIDSGDKKVRPVIIHRAIYGSYERFIAILLEHFNGKLPLWLTPIQAYVIPVSENYNNYAKSINQKLIENGIRSRVDLSDGTISKKIKLIRPMRPAYIIVVGEKESSSNSVSVRNRNDKTREYTLDGFVSVLLNEIKNKDIGQAF, from the coding sequence ATGGATTCTAATCAACTTTTTAAAATTAAAAAAGGACAGGCATTTCAGGATATTGTTCCTGCAAACCAGAAAAATACTATTGTAGCAGCACGGTTAAATGGAAAGTTATATGATTTATCAGAAGCATCTCCTGAGGACGGGAACATAGAACTAATCAGCATTAACTCCAGGGAGGGTGAAAAAATACTCCTTCATAGTGCCGCCCACCTTCTGGCGAATGCCATAGTAGAACTTTATCCGGATGCACTGCCCAATACCAGCAATGAGGGAGAAGATACATTTTACTATGATTTTAACATGCAGCCCATATCCACCGAGGATTTTCCAGCAATAGAAAAGAAAATGGAGGATCTTGTGCATCAGAATTTAAAAATAGAGAAAAAAATTTTACCAAAACTGAAACTTCTAGAGGAATTTTCTGGAAATAAATACAAGCAGGATAAAATCAATGAAAATGTACAGGATGGCAGTGAATCCAGTATGTACATTCAGGGCAATTACAGAGAGTTCTGCAGGGGGCCACACGTTCCATCTACCGGCTTTGTAAAAGCTTTCAAGCTTTTATCTATCTCAAGCACTAACTATGAGGGAGATGTAAATAAGGAGAGAATGATCAGGATTTACGGAACCGCATTTCCTGACAGAAAGATGCTGAGAGAATTTCTGCAGAGGCGGGAAGAAGCCATGAAAAGAGATCATAGAAAAATCGGTCAGGAGATGGATCTTTTTACCTTTGACAATGAAAGGGCTCCAGGCATGCCATTTTATGCCCCTAACGGTGCAGTGATCAGGAACGAGCTTATAAATTATATGAAAGAACTCAACGCAAAAAGTGGATGGGAAGAAGTATGGACAGCCCATGCATTTAAGGATATTATATGGAAGCAATCAGGCCACTATTATAAATATAAGGACGATATGTTTCTATTTACACTGCCAAACGGAGACAGCTACGGCTTAAAGCCCATGAACTGCCCGGGGCATATAGCAATCTTCCAGAGGAATATTTACAGTTATCGTGACATGCCCATAAAATACTCTGAGGCCGGCACTGTTTATAGATATGAAAAATCAGGCGAGATGGGTGGATTAACAAGGCCAAGGGGGTTTACCATTGATGATGGCCACGGATTTGTCAGGGAAGATCAGATATTTGATGAAACAGTATCACTATTGAAAATAATTCCCTCCATATTTAAAACTATAATGGGCACAGATGAAATTACCTATGACCTCAGTGTTATGGATAAAGAGCATTCTGAAAATTATCTTATGTCATATAAGTGTTCATCCTGTGGCGAAAAATTCATGCTCAGGGCGGCATCACAGGAATATAAATGCCCTAATTGCGGCTCAACTGTTCTTGAGGCCGATTTTACAATGTGGGACAATGCAACAGAAAACCTGAGAAATGCCCTGAACAGCCTTAGTCTCAAATATACCGAATATCCGGGAGAAGCTGCGTTTTATGGGCCGAAAATAGATGTACACATAAAGGATGCACTGGGGAGGCAGTGGCAGCTTTCAACAATACAGATTGATTTTTTCATGCCAGGCAATTTTGATCTTTACTATATAGATAGTGGTGATAAGAAGGTTAGACCCGTAATCATTCACCGTGCAATATATGGAAGTTATGAGCGTTTTATTGCCATTCTTCTGGAACATTTTAATGGGAAACTTCCACTGTGGCTTACACCTATTCAGGCATATGTAATTCCTGTATCTGAAAACTACAATAACTATGCTAAAAGCATTAACCAGAAACTGATAGAAAACGGCATTAGGTCAAGAGTGGACCTATCAGATGGCACAATATCCAAGAAAATTAAACTGATAAGACCAATGAGGCCGGCATACATAATAGTTGTAGGTGAGAAGGAATCAAGTAGCAACAGCGTTTCCGTAAGAAATCGCAATGATAAAACTAGAGAATACACCCTTGACGGCTTTGTTTCAGTTTTGCTGAATGAAATAAAAAATAAGGATATAGGGCAGGCATTCTAA